TCGGGGTTATCGCTCAGGATGGTGTTGTTCTGGACTTTGATTTCGCCCATATCGCCGATTTTGACGCCGTCTTTAATCGGTTCGCCGTTCATCATCGCCGTGGCGACCTGAACGAAAACTTTACCGGCGATCATCGGGTTAGAAATGTAGCCGCCGTCAATCGCGCCTTTCTCCAGCAATTTAATGCCCTGACCCGGAGTGAAGGTGCCGAACACGCAAATCGCATCGTTTTTCTTACGCTTATCAATCGCGCGGCCTGCGCCAATCGGGCCCTGAGAACCGAACGACATAATGCCTTTGAGATCTTTGTATTTGGACATCAGGTCATTCGCAGTGCGCATGGAATCGTCCACCGATTCCGCCACGCCAAAGCGATCTTCCACCAGGGTCATTTTCGGGTAGTGTTCTTTTTGATAAGCAATCGCGGCATTGGCCCAGTCATTCACCAGCGGTACCGTCAGGCTGCCGACAAACATGGCGTATTTGCCTTCTTCACCCATGCACTTCGCCATATCTTTCATATGATTGGCGCCCATGGTTTGGGTGTTCAGCAGCTCAAAATCCCAGTCAGCATTAGCCTGATCCGGTGATTCATGGGTAATCACTTTGATACCGGCTTCCTGGGCACGTTTAAGTACCGGCTCCAGCACTTTCGCGTCGTTCGGCACCACGCCAATCACATCGACTTTCTTAGCGATTAAATCTTCAATGGCCCGCACCTGCTCGGCCGGGTCTGCCGTCGTTGGGCCAACCTGCCAGGCATTAACGCCGAGCGCCTTGCCCTCTTCTTTAATCCCTTGTTCCATCACGTTGAACCAGGGAATCCCGCCGACTTTCACAACCACGCCCATGGTAAAAGGCTTGTTGGCTTTTTGCGGCGCCGTGGATTGTTCAGCCCACGCGGCGGTTGATGACAATGCAGCAGTAATCAGGCAGGGTAAGAGTAATTTTTTCATCGTAATTTCCTTAAGAAATAGCTTCAGACGCCAGGAATACCCAATAAAAATTGGCCTGACTTTTTATTTATTTCGACTTTCCTCTGGCATTGGCAGAATAACCAGACAGGTGTCATGATTATTCAGATAACGGCTAACACACACTACTTA
The sequence above is drawn from the Citrobacter amalonaticus genome and encodes:
- a CDS encoding substrate-binding domain-containing protein; amino-acid sequence: MKKLLLPCLITAALSSTAAWAEQSTAPQKANKPFTMGVVVKVGGIPWFNVMEQGIKEEGKALGVNAWQVGPTTADPAEQVRAIEDLIAKKVDVIGVVPNDAKVLEPVLKRAQEAGIKVITHESPDQANADWDFELLNTQTMGANHMKDMAKCMGEEGKYAMFVGSLTVPLVNDWANAAIAYQKEHYPKMTLVEDRFGVAESVDDSMRTANDLMSKYKDLKGIMSFGSQGPIGAGRAIDKRKKNDAICVFGTFTPGQGIKLLEKGAIDGGYISNPMIAGKVFVQVATAMMNGEPIKDGVKIGDMGEIKVQNNTILSDNPEKLDVENTRRLVKLGL